From Ipomoea triloba cultivar NCNSP0323 chromosome 5, ASM357664v1, the proteins below share one genomic window:
- the LOC116020874 gene encoding protein TonB-like isoform X1 produces MDRYQKVERPREETPMNENEIRITTQGRLRNYITYATSLLQEKGANEIALKAMGRAINKTVIIAELIKRRIAGLHQNTSIGSTDITDTWEPLEEGLLPLETIRHVSVITVTLSKKELDCSSPGYQPPIPSDQVKPVVGYDYERRPNNNGVVRNDEDGGWEGDRGTAGRGRGRGRGRGRGRGRGYQGRGRGYGSWNDSYGASGAIPAQGRGGRGRGRGRGNGRGLARGVFKPNVTIQAAAA; encoded by the exons ATGGATCGGTACCAGAAGGTGGAGAGGCCGAGAGAGGAGACACCCATGAACGAAAATGAGATCAGAATCACCACACAGGGTAGGCTGAGGAACTACATTACCTATGCTACTAGTCTTCTTCAg GAGAAAGGAGCTAATGAAATAGCACTCAAGGCAATGGGTAGAGCAATAAATAAAACAGTAATAATTGCTGAATTGATAAAG AGAAGAATTGCTGGACTCCATCAGAATACTTCAATTGGTTCTACTGATATCACAGATACATGGGAACCTCTAGAAGAAGGGCTCCTTCC CCTAGAGACCATTCGTCATGTATCCGTGATAACAGTCACCCTGTCGAAGAAGGAGTTGGATTGTTCCTCCCCAGG GTACCAACCACCTATTCCATCTGATCAAGTCAAACCAGTGGTTGGATATGATTATGAAAGAA GGCCTAACAACAATGGGGTAGTAAGGAATGATGAAGATGGTGGATGGGAAGGGGACCGTGGTACTGCTGGCCGAGGCCGAGGCCGAGGCCGAGGTCGGGGTCGAGGAAGAGGACGTGGTTATCAAGGACGTGGAAGAGGCTACGGTTCTTGGAACGATAGCTATGGTGCATCAGGTGCAATCCCTGCTCAAGGTCgtg GAGGCAGGGgcagagggagagggagagggaatGGCAGGGGACTAGCCCGCGGAGTTTTTAAACCAAATGTTACAATTCAGGCAGCAGCAGCCTGA
- the LOC116020874 gene encoding protein TonB-like isoform X2: protein MDRYQKVERPREETPMNENEIRITTQGRLRNYITYATSLLQEKGANEIALKAMGRAINKTVIIAELIKRRIAGLHQNTSIGSTDITDTWEPLEEGLLPLETIRHVSVITVTLSKKELDCSSPGYQPPIPSDQVKPVVGYDYERRPNNNGVVRNDEDGGWEGDRGTAGRGRGRGRGRGRGRGRGYQGRGRGYGSWNDSYGASGAIPAQGGRGRGRGRGNGRGLARGVFKPNVTIQAAAA, encoded by the exons ATGGATCGGTACCAGAAGGTGGAGAGGCCGAGAGAGGAGACACCCATGAACGAAAATGAGATCAGAATCACCACACAGGGTAGGCTGAGGAACTACATTACCTATGCTACTAGTCTTCTTCAg GAGAAAGGAGCTAATGAAATAGCACTCAAGGCAATGGGTAGAGCAATAAATAAAACAGTAATAATTGCTGAATTGATAAAG AGAAGAATTGCTGGACTCCATCAGAATACTTCAATTGGTTCTACTGATATCACAGATACATGGGAACCTCTAGAAGAAGGGCTCCTTCC CCTAGAGACCATTCGTCATGTATCCGTGATAACAGTCACCCTGTCGAAGAAGGAGTTGGATTGTTCCTCCCCAGG GTACCAACCACCTATTCCATCTGATCAAGTCAAACCAGTGGTTGGATATGATTATGAAAGAA GGCCTAACAACAATGGGGTAGTAAGGAATGATGAAGATGGTGGATGGGAAGGGGACCGTGGTACTGCTGGCCGAGGCCGAGGCCGAGGCCGAGGTCGGGGTCGAGGAAGAGGACGTGGTTATCAAGGACGTGGAAGAGGCTACGGTTCTTGGAACGATAGCTATGGTGCATCAGGTGCAATCCCTGCTCAAG GAGGCAGGGgcagagggagagggagagggaatGGCAGGGGACTAGCCCGCGGAGTTTTTAAACCAAATGTTACAATTCAGGCAGCAGCAGCCTGA
- the LOC116020874 gene encoding ribonuclease P protein subunit p25-like protein isoform X4 yields the protein MDRYQKVERPREETPMNENEIRITTQGRLRNYITYATSLLQEKGANEIALKAMGRAINKTVIIAELIKRRIAGLHQNTSIGSTDITDTWEPLEEGLLPLETIRHVSVITVTLSKKELDCSSPGYQPPIPSDQVKPVVGYDYERRPNNNGVVRNDEDGGWEGDRGTAGRGRGRGRGRGRGRGRGYQGRGRGYGSWNDSYGASGGRGRGRGRGNGRGLARGVFKPNVTIQAAAA from the exons ATGGATCGGTACCAGAAGGTGGAGAGGCCGAGAGAGGAGACACCCATGAACGAAAATGAGATCAGAATCACCACACAGGGTAGGCTGAGGAACTACATTACCTATGCTACTAGTCTTCTTCAg GAGAAAGGAGCTAATGAAATAGCACTCAAGGCAATGGGTAGAGCAATAAATAAAACAGTAATAATTGCTGAATTGATAAAG AGAAGAATTGCTGGACTCCATCAGAATACTTCAATTGGTTCTACTGATATCACAGATACATGGGAACCTCTAGAAGAAGGGCTCCTTCC CCTAGAGACCATTCGTCATGTATCCGTGATAACAGTCACCCTGTCGAAGAAGGAGTTGGATTGTTCCTCCCCAGG GTACCAACCACCTATTCCATCTGATCAAGTCAAACCAGTGGTTGGATATGATTATGAAAGAA GGCCTAACAACAATGGGGTAGTAAGGAATGATGAAGATGGTGGATGGGAAGGGGACCGTGGTACTGCTGGCCGAGGCCGAGGCCGAGGCCGAGGTCGGGGTCGAGGAAGAGGACGTGGTTATCAAGGACGTGGAAGAGGCTACGGTTCTTGGAACGATAGCTATGGTGCATCAG GAGGCAGGGgcagagggagagggagagggaatGGCAGGGGACTAGCCCGCGGAGTTTTTAAACCAAATGTTACAATTCAGGCAGCAGCAGCCTGA
- the LOC116020874 gene encoding ribonuclease P protein subunit p25-like protein isoform X3, which yields MDRYQKVERPREETPMNENEIRITTQGRLRNYITYATSLLQEKGANEIALKAMGRAINKTVIIAELIKRRIAGLHQNTSIGSTDITDTWEPLEEGLLPLETIRHVSVITVTLSKKELDCSSPGYQPPIPSDQVKPVVGYDYERRPNNNGVVRNDEDGGWEGDRGTAGRGRGRGRGRGRGRGRGYQGRGRGYGSWNDSYGASGAIPAQGRDNFEIPWLNLDSLNNVPVCLPFKQMVK from the exons ATGGATCGGTACCAGAAGGTGGAGAGGCCGAGAGAGGAGACACCCATGAACGAAAATGAGATCAGAATCACCACACAGGGTAGGCTGAGGAACTACATTACCTATGCTACTAGTCTTCTTCAg GAGAAAGGAGCTAATGAAATAGCACTCAAGGCAATGGGTAGAGCAATAAATAAAACAGTAATAATTGCTGAATTGATAAAG AGAAGAATTGCTGGACTCCATCAGAATACTTCAATTGGTTCTACTGATATCACAGATACATGGGAACCTCTAGAAGAAGGGCTCCTTCC CCTAGAGACCATTCGTCATGTATCCGTGATAACAGTCACCCTGTCGAAGAAGGAGTTGGATTGTTCCTCCCCAGG GTACCAACCACCTATTCCATCTGATCAAGTCAAACCAGTGGTTGGATATGATTATGAAAGAA GGCCTAACAACAATGGGGTAGTAAGGAATGATGAAGATGGTGGATGGGAAGGGGACCGTGGTACTGCTGGCCGAGGCCGAGGCCGAGGCCGAGGTCGGGGTCGAGGAAGAGGACGTGGTTATCAAGGACGTGGAAGAGGCTACGGTTCTTGGAACGATAGCTATGGTGCATCAGGTGCAATCCCTGCTCAAGGTCgtg ATAACTTTGAGATCCCTTGGCTCAATCTTGACAGTCTAAATAACGTGCCTGTGTGCCTACCATTTAAACAAATGGTAAAATGA